From a single Kryptolebias marmoratus isolate JLee-2015 linkage group LG17, ASM164957v2, whole genome shotgun sequence genomic region:
- the LOC108235847 gene encoding zinc finger protein 135 — translation MGDDISEGNSCHLSGAALPLSALRLLVPPLRLVSAAIWQTIQQKVVADYGMIEEFVSLVADIVPELLTRSQRAQLMLGLRARLILDLCRLEPPPEFELIEPHLNRMQELIESWLQEAGGPKAEPSSSNFVEFVKNLLKSPEEREHFFQKIFSEQFGPVYDEELQDLMWLFLNRLEKFLPIQTFHQVASVFDVSCVLKDCMQSVCQCDELKALLLHHKDLGQLDRCDFSLNRRCIISALNFLFLRTETLETQPQNSVLDVAPSCVSPVEEDSVTAAQINSDVDSAHLTGETTMDKNDLTPGGNETQMLPADKRGPGKNVPESQEDPAFSLIKECHVKLKRLDGPLSTNSRFVRANRGLRMKKILQEEKRELDYEDGPACKSPSQKSESLSRISPEESDNDADLSFMAPVSTCSEDDSWSYYSEDSCRANSRTSSVADSWSFYSDQDSSSFISSSAESSSNSDACKNASAPRQKSNVKENILKKPRSFLCFFCKETVNTSLTTHMKTHFPNKDYVCPQCDTRYKLLTSLLQHLKKTCFDYLQQNVDPDQPDETEKLSKCHQCGTVFRYKVSLQKHMMTHHELYCGVCQRVLRDAATLARHQTSHTPFQCPRCDRSFTVFKHLVRHCENIHKISRPFACNQCPKTFPKLRFLIKHEWQHTGHMPFQCAQCNLKFKSDADLVSHEKVHSGEKPHLCSDCGKTFARRSNLFRHLRQLHGAPGSEEKYACSQCDKSFKEKASLKKHQKSKHLNELFRYPCHCCGKMVTLSGMARHKLIHTGERPFKCTTPECDRSFRSMAEVKRHVLLHHTTERPFRCGTCGKGFVRSSDLTAHARIHSVERPCACIICGKGFLKLYSLQRHKRLSHGIYKH, via the exons ATGGGAGATGATATTTCAGAGGGAAATTCCTGCCATTTATCCG GTGCAGCTCTCCCTCTTTCTGCTCTGCGACTCCTCGTCCCGCCGCTACGACTCGTCTCGGCAGCAATCTGGCAGACCATCCAGCAGAAAGTTGTGGCTGATTATGGGATGATTGAGGAGTTTGTTTCTTTGGTAGCAGACATTGTTCCAGAGCTGCTCACCAGGAGCCAGAGAGCCCAACTCATGCTGGGTCTCAGAGCACGG ctgatCCTGGACTTGTGTCGACTCGAACCTCCCCCTGAGTTTGAACTCATTGAGCCTCACCTGAACAGGATGCAGGAGCTTATTGAGTCGTGGCTCCAGGAG GCTGGTGGGCCAAAAGCAGAACCGTCGAGCTCAAACTTTGTGGAGTTTGTGAAAAACTTGTTGAAAAGTCCTGAAGAGAGGGAACACTTCTTTCAG aagatTTTCAGTGAACAGTTTGGTCCCGTGTACGATGAAGAACTCCAGGACTTGATGTGGCTCTTCTTGAACAGACTTGAAAAGTTCCTTCCCATTCAAACGTTCCATCAG GTTGCGTCGGTGTTCGACGTGTCGTGCGTCTTGAAGGATTGCATGCAGTCTGTGTGTCAGTGTGATGAGCTGAAAGCTCTGCTGCTGCATCACAAAGACCTCGGACAACTGGATCGCTGTG aTTTTTCTCTCAATCGTCGCTGCATCATTTCTGCTCTCAATTTTCTCTTTCTACGAACTGAGACACTTGAAACACAACCACAGAACAGTGTTTTGGACGTTGCGCCGTCATGTGTGTCACCTGTGGAGGAGGACTCTGTAACAGCAGCTCAGATAAACTCTGATGTAGACTCGGCGCATTTGACTGGTGAGACGACGATGGATAAGAATGATTTAACTCCTGGGGGAAACGAAACACAGATGCTTCCGGCGGATAAAAGAGGACCTGGTAAAAACGTCCCTGAAAGCCAAGAGGATCCTGCGTTCAGCCTTATTAAGGAGTGTCACGTTAAGCTAAAAAGACTCGATGGGCCGTTGTCCACAAACTCTCGATTTGTGAGAGCAAACCGAGGTCTCAGGATGAAAAAGATTCTgcaggaagagaaaagagaacTCGATTACGAGGACGGGCCTGCCTGCAAGTCCCCTTCCCAGAAATCAGAATCACTGAGCAGAATTTCACCCGAAGAGTCGGATAACGATGCAGACCTTTCGTTTATGGCTCCTGTCAGCACATGTAGTGAAGACGACTCGTGGTCCTACTACTCAGAGGACTCGTGTCGCGCTAACAGCAGGACTTCCAGTGTGGCCGATTCGTGGTCCTTCTACTCGGATCAGGACAGTTCCTCCTTTATAAGTAGTTCTGCTGAAAGCTCCTCAAACAGCGACGCCTGTAAAAACGCCTCCGCTCCGAGACAAAAGTCCAacgtaaaagaaaacattctgaAAAAGCCTCGtagtttcctgtgttttttctgcAAAGAGACTGTAAACACGAGCCTGACAACTCACATGAAAACGCACTTTCCCAACAAAGATTACGTCTGTCCTCAGTGCGACACCAGGTACAAACTGCTGACGTCTCTCCTGCAGCACCTGAAGAAGACCTGCTTCGACTACCTTCAGCAGAACGTAGATCCGGACCAGCCTGACGAGACCGAGAAACTTTCCAAATGTCACCAATGTGGTACTGTGTTTAGGTACAAGGTTTCTTTACAGAAGCACATGATGACCCACCACGAGCTGTACTGCGGCGTGTGTCAAAGGGTCTTGCGGGACGCGGCGACCTTGGCCAGGCACCAAACATCCCACACGCCATTTCAGTGTCCCCGCTGCGATCGCTCCTTCACCGTCTTTAAGCACTTGGTTCGGCACTGCGAGAACATCCACAAAATCAGCCGGCCGTTCGCCTGCAACCAGTGTCCCAAAACGTTCCCCAAGCTGCGCTTTTTGATCAAACACGAGTGGCAGCACACGGGCCACATGCCATTTCAGTGCGCTCAGTGCAACCTGAAGTTCAAGTCCGACGCAGACCTCGTGTCCCACGAGAAGGTCCACTCCGGAGAGAAGCCGCACCTGTGTTCGGACTGCGGTAAGACATTCGCCCGGCGGTCCAACCTGTTCCGGCACCTGAGACAACTCCACGGTGCGCCTGGGAGCGAGGAGAAGTACGCCTGTTCTCAGTGTGACAAATCCTTCAAAGAAAAGGCGTCCCTGAAAAAACACCAGAAGAGCAAACACTTAAACGAGCTGTTCCGCTATCCGTGCCACTGCTGCGGCAAGATGGTAACGTTGTCAGGAATGGCCAGACACAAATTAATTCACACGGGCGAGAGACCTTTCAAATGCACGACGCCCGAGTGTGACAGAAGTTTCAGATCAATGGCTGAAGTGAAGCGACACGTTCTCCTACACCACACCACGGAGAGGCCTTTCCGATGCGGCACGTGCGGAAAAGGCTTCGTCAGGTCGAGCGATCTGACCGCACACGCTCGAATACACTCAGTGGAGAGACCATGTGCTTGCATAATCTGTGGCAAGGGTTTCCTCAAGCTCTACAGCCTCCAGAGACACAAAAGGCTTTCACATGGCATTTATAAACATTAA
- the LOC108235819 gene encoding zinc finger protein 135-like, with translation MLRMDGGISALPGPTLSLSTLRLLVSPIRLVSAAIWQTVEQKIVSDYGLLEEFVFMVTEIVPQLLSTRQRAELILGLRARLILELCRSDETVDLQVIQPHLDRMQTLRSLWNVQSETEASDSRFMGLVQNLLRSPEERTNFFQDVFPGDFGPTYDKAIQTLMWLFLSRLEKLFPNQTLQQITSLISDTSSVLNETMETLVQPQDLKVLLDIQKNLIQLEDIESYVVDSGILSALCLPPVERVVIVNEQPGTDAESGLVYTVCSEMEVESENKEVYTEGTGGSEACVQSQWFSLSGVVKAEMDSVVVTDTAEGAEASAGEMADDHRDGQSGTLIIGEDGQVTMLDGVEKKPNRRGRKKKRPADKDKGYEFESRARGIKEDSETDVLWERPIRKNRGLKMKRYLSQWRKSGKAQNSNTSNRGSLGSAKTTDLDERTCKVCGKVVSQAKFLQRHMNQHSEELPIACPVCKKFYKSLRFLQQHRCTSLTKADPSSKPLERESTADEGELSSSGPPCDAFNEEQALDSTPQDPDCSPEEERPSGEAGQLSPEEDKSVLEGPFYCPHCSAEFKCRQTFRFHLRNICYTEQQVDPENPEDVKHCFRCSECDKAFKYKSTLDSHKQTHNPLYCEVCMKLVRDSEALAMHKESHTPFQCNRCDENFPVFKALHKHYLDAHNPTEPFSCPYCETTFSSLKRFIRHEWKHTGYQPFQCTQCSKRFRSYSDLVEHQKKHTKAYPYLCWECGKKFRHGVTLTRHVERVHHAGEPTTDKPSPIFPCTQCGKTFTSRRCLLKHDNFHHKGMRFPCEHCGKGFFGKDALVRHTLIHTGERPFKCEDCDKSFRSAAELKIHRRYHTGERPFKCNLCDKGFVQSCFLTLHMRTHTGERPYVCTICSKGFSSLHGLKRHRRLVHA, from the exons ATGTTGAGGATGGACGGAGGAATTTCCGCTTTGCCCG GTCCCACTCTCTCCCTCTCCACTCTGCGCCTCCTGGTCTCACCGATTCGGCTGGTTTCTGCTGCCATCTGGCAGACCGTAGAGCAGAAAATCGTGTCAGACTATGGCCTGCTGGAGGAGTTTGTGTTCATGGTCACAGAGATCGTCCCTCAGCTTCTCTCAACGAGACAGCGAGCTGAACTCATTTTGGGTCTCAGAGCACGA CTGATCCTTGAGCTGTGTCGTTCTGATGAGACGGTCGACCTCCAGGTGATTCAGCCACACCTGGACCGCATGCAGACCCTCAGATCTCTGTGGAACGTGCAG TCGGAAACCGAAGCATCAGACTCTCGTTTCATGGGTCTGGTCCAGAATCTGCTGAGAAGTCCAGAGGAGAGAACAAACTTCTTCCAG GATGTTTTCCCAGGAGACTTTGGACCCACGTACGACAAAGCAATCCAGACACTGATGTGGCTGTTTCTCTCAAGACTTGAGAAGCTGTTTCCTAACCAAACGCTCCAGCAG ATTACTTCACTGATCAGTGACACCTCATCTGTTCTGAATGAAACCATGGAGACTTTGGTTCAACCTCAGGATCTGAAAGTCTTACTGGACATACAGAAAAACCTCATCCAGTTAGAAGACATCG agtCTTACGTTGTTGACAGTGGCATCTTGTCAGCTCTGTGCCTCCCTCCTGTGGAAAGAGTTGTGATTGTCAACGAGCAACCAGGAACGGATGCAGAGAGCGGCCTTGTGTATACAGTGTGCTCAGAGATGGAGGTGGAATCTGAGAACAAAGAGGTGTACACGGAGGGAACCGGGGGCTCGGAGGCCTGCGTCCAATCCCAGTGGTTTAGTCTCAGTGGTGTAGTGAAAGCAGAAATGGACAGTGTTGTGGTTACAGACACCGCTGAAGGAGCCGAGGCCAGTGCGGGAGAAATGGCCGATGACCACCGCGACGGACAATCGGGGACGCTGATCATTGGGGAAGACGGCCAGGTGACAATGCTGGATGGGGTGGAGAAGAAGCCAAACAGGCGCGGCAGGAAAAAGAAACGCCCCGCAGACAAAGACAAAGGCTATGAGTTTGAAAGCAGAGCAAGGGGAATTAAGGAAGACTCCGAAACTGACGTCTTGTGGGAGCGACCGATACGAAAGAACCGAGGACTTAAGATGAAGAGGTACCTGTCGCAGTGGAGGAAGTCGGGCAAAGCACAGAACAGTAACACCAGCAACCGTGGGTCCCTGGGTTCAGCCAAAACCACCGACTTGGATGAAAGGACATGCAAAGTGTGTGGAAAGGTGGTGAGCCAGGCCAAGTTCTTACAGCGACACATGAATCAGCACTCAGAGGAGCTGCCCATTGCTTGTCCCGTGTGCAAAAAGTTTTATAAGAGTTTGCGCTTCTTGCAGCAGCACAGATGCACAAGCTTAACGAAAGCAGACCCCAGCAGCAAACCTCTGGAGCGAGAGAGCACAGCAGATGAAGGTGAACTGTCGTCCAGCGGGCCTCCGTGTGATGCGTTTAATGAGGAGCAAGCGCTGGACAGCACGCCCCAGGACCCGGATTGTTCGCCCGAAGAAGAGAGACCTTCTGGGGAAGCAGGTCAATTAAGCCCCGAAGAAGATAAGAGTGTGCTCGAAGGTCCGTTCTACTGTCCGCACTGCAGCGCCGAGTTCAAGTGCCGACAGACATTCAGATTTCATTTAAGGAACATCTGCTACACTGAACAGCAAGTGGATCCCGAGAACCCGGAGGATGTGAAGCACTGCTTCCGATGCAGTGAGTGCGACAAGGCGTTCAAGTACAAATCAACATTGGATTCCCATAAACAGACGCACAACCCACTGTACTGTGAGGTGTGCATGAAATTAGTCCGTGACTCCGAAGCACTGGCCATGCACAAAGAATCCCACACACCATTTCAGTGTAACCGATGCGATGAGAACTTCCCCGTGTTCAAGGCCCTTCATAAACATTACCTCGACGCTCACAACCCCACCGAGCCTTTCAGCTGCCCCTACTGCGAGACGACGTTCAGCAGTTTGAAGCGTTTCATCAGGCACGAGTGGAAGCACACCGGCTACCAACCTTTCCAGTGCACTCAGTGCTCCAAAAGGTTCCGCTCCTACTCTGACCTCGTGGAGCATCAGAAGAAACACACTAAGGCGTACCCGTACCTTTGCTGGGAATGCGGTAAGAAGTTCAGGCACGGCGTCACGCTGACCAGACACGTGGAGCGCGTGCACCACGCCGGGGAGCCCACCACCGACAAACCGTCGCCCATCTTCCCCTGCACTCAGTGCGGGAAGACCTTCACCTCCAGGAGGTGCCTTCTCAAACACGACAATTTCCATCACAAAGGGATGAGGTTCCCGTGCGAGCACTGTGGAAAGGGCTTTTTTGGGAAGGACGCTTTGGTGAGGCACACGTTGATCCACACGGGCGAGAGGCCTTTCAAGTGCGAAGACTGCGATAAGTCTTTCAGGTCGGCTGCCGAACTGAAGATCCACCGGAGATACCACACAGGGGAAAGACCGTTCAAGTGCAACCTTTGTGACAAGGGTTTTGTCCAGTCGTGTTTTCTCACTTTACACATGCGAACTCACACCGGGGAGAGGCCGTACGTCTGTACGATATGTAGCAAGGGCTTTTCAAGTTTGCATGGCCTGAAACGGCACCGGAGACTCGTTCATGCTTAG